The window CAGTCTGGGGAGGCGGAGGCGGTAAACTGAAGCTGAGCAGGTGAGTTCACAGAGGTCAGCATTGCCATGAACAATCGAGCAGCCTGTGCAGGTGTCCAGACTGGATTCCCAATACTTTGAGTCCAAGGAGTGATTTGGTCAGTTCGTTTTGAACAGCAGGTCTCTCCACTGTGAGGTGTGTGCAGGCTGGCCTAGAGGTAGGGGTGCCATGGAGACATCCCAGGACTCTGGGAGGGGGTAACTGGAacctcccacccccccactctcacacccccaactcccaccccctATCCCCCTCCCAACTAGGGCCTACgcacccctgcctccctcttgGCAGCCTGTGTGCGGCAGCCACACCCTACCCCTGGGAGGAAGGGGCCCTAACTGGAAACTGGGACAGGGTTGCCACATCTCTGCTCAGGCTCTTCTGGGGCCTTGAACCAGCTGTGCCTCTTCTTCCTGCCCACCTGTTTGTTGTGGTGACGGATTCATGTCTACCAGCTTTCACAAgcagtcagattttattttttttagcagccagattttaaaacaaaatctctgATGTAGTGTGACCCAAAATAATGTTAGGCTTAGGGAGAAGGAACAGGGTAGGCAGGGGGCTGCAAAGCTGAGGTCAAGGGCCCTTGGCCGGGAAAAAACAGTGAGCAAGGCCCCACAACCTGTTCTGGAAGTGGCTCTTGAAgtgtggagggcaggggaggtTCGGGAGAGGCCTTGGGGCCAGCCTGGGGGAGGGTGATGGCTGGAGAAAGTGGGAGCAGCCCCGCCCAGGGAGGCATTGGGGCAACACCTCTATGGTCCTTTCCACCCTGACATTCAGGGAACTCCAgcgggagagggagaggagggtcTTGGCTAGCTGACGGGTAACTGGTGTCCCCTACAGAGGAACCTCGTGTGTGAGGATGACTGGAAGTTACCCCTGGAGCAGGTGGACCACCTCCTGGGCTGGTTGCTGGGCTGTGTCCTCCTGGGCCCGGGCTGTGACTGGTGAGGTGctgccccttccctcccactCTGACAACCCTCCCCTGAGTTCTCCTGATTGAATCAATGTGTGTCCCCTGCTGCCCACCAGGTTTGGCCGCCGGGCTGTGTTTGTGGGCTCCCTGGTACTGGCCACGGGCCTGGGGGCCGGTGAGGCCCTGGTTGCCAGCTTTCCCACCCTGCTGATTCTGCGGCTGCTTCGGGGCGGGGCCTTGGCAGGGGCCTCCCTTGCCCTCTACGTGGCTCGTGAGTACCATGGGGGGCCCTGGGAGGCGCCCACTCAGGCTAGGCCTCTGACCCATTGGAGGGTGCCTTTCTAGCACTCCAGTTGAGGGCCCTTCTCCAGAAGGCAGGAGAGACACTGTTCACTCTGTGGGCTCTGCTTTTCATGGGCAGGCCCGGGTGACAGAGCGGGCTGCATGTTGGCCTCAGACGTCCAGGTCCTGGTCAGGTCAGCCACTGGCCCTCACCTCCCTGGACAAGGCAGTCCTCCTGAGAGGCCTGGGCCTCAGGCTATCCGTGTCTGCCCAGGCCTGGAGCTGTGTGACCCCCCAAACCGCCTGGCATTCTCCATGGGGGCTGGCCTCTTCTCAGTGGTGGGCACACTGCTGCTGCCTGGCCTGGCCTTGCTCGCCCAGGACTGGCACCTCTTGCAAGGACTGAGCGCCCTGACAACGGGACTGCTGCTGCTCTTTTGGGGGTAAGTGAGCTGGGGTCATGTCCACTGCAGAGACCATGTGTGTCGCTTCCCTCTGACTGTTCAACACCACACAGGTGGGCACAGGACAGGGACACAGAAAGTCATGCTTTGTGTATCCCCACTGGGTCCTGCCCTATGGGGAGGTCCTGCAGCATCCTCACTCAACCCCCGCAGGTTTCCAGCTGTGTTCCCCGAGTCTCCCTGCTGGCTGTTGGCCACAGGGCAGCCGGCCCGAGCCAGGAGGATCTTGTGGCACTTTGCCAAAGCCAGCGGTGTGGACCCCGAGGACAGCAGGGAGGAGGAAAGCTCCCTGGCTATGGGTAATTGACCAGCTAGGGAGAAAAGAGACTTGGGTGctagaggaaggaggagaagcatCATCCCTTCACTGGTGCCCCACTGTGTCCCCTGGGCCACAGAGCTGGACGTGCTGTGCGCGGGATGCCCCCAGCCCCGGCACCACTCGGTCCTGGAACTCCGGCACACACACGTCACCTGGAAGAATGCACTCATCCTGGGCTTCAGTTCGTGAGGAGGGGGGTTGTGGGCAGGctaagggagggagggaggggtctTCATCTTCCCCCTGGGTGAGAGTCCCGCCTCTGGCTGGGCTTGTAACTTTGCATCCCTCCCAGGCTCATCAGTGGGGGCATCAGAGCCAGCTTCCTGCACAGCCTGGTCCCAAGTGATCCCAGCTTCTATTGGCCTTACTTCCTGGAGGCTGGCCTGGAGGCAGCAGCCACCGTCTTCCTGCTCCTGACAGCGGATCTCTGGGGGCGCCGCTCAGTCCTGCTACTGAGCACCTTGATCCTGGGCCTGGCATCCCTGCTGCTCCTTGCAGGGGCCCAGTGTGAGTGTGGGGTCCTGTAGGCTGGCAGGGCTGTCGTGTTTGGCTGGGGTTTGCCCAATGTGTGTGGGGGGAGTTCTGAGATGAGCCCCCTCCCAGAGCTGGGGAGGCAGGATAATGTTGCTGTTCACCCCATCCATCATCTCCCCACTGTGCACccggagaaactgaggcccaaaatGATTCAGTAGAAGGGGTTAAATGTAAGGGTTTGGATTggacgagggcttccctggtggctcagatggtaaagaatctgcctgcaatgcaggggacctggttcgatccctaggttgggagaagggaacccacctaccccctccagtattcttgcctggagaatcccatggacagaagagcctggtgggttatggttcACAAGGTTGCAGAGTCGGAAACAGTTAATCGACTAACACTTTTGAATGAGGGCAGCCTATGAACCCCCAACTCCCAAGTGTAGGAGCAGAGAGGGAAGGCTGGCGAGGCCCAGAGCCCTGAGACATGGTGAGAGGAGGGAGGGTGCGTGGGCAGTGTGGGCGCGTGGGCAGTGTGGGAGACTCTTCTCCTCCCCAGACCTGCCCAGCTGGACGGTGCTGTTCCTCTCTGTCCTGGGGCTCTTGGCCTCCCAGGCCGTGTCTGCCCTCAGCAGTCTCTTTTCAGCTGAGGTCTTCCCCACGGTGATCAGGTGAGCAGGCCCTGCCAATACACCCCAAAATGCTCCCTACACTCCCCAGCTCTGTGCCATCAGGACGGGAGTTCACCTGTCTCTTCCTGGGTGGTGAGGGGGACACTGGTCCCAGAGCGGTTGGCCCCATCAGCTCAGGAGTGGAGGATGGGGTGGTCAGAAGTGAAAGCCCCCAGAGAGGGTGGGATTCCAGAGGAAAATTGGCTTTGGATTTTCTAAAGGAAAGGACAACTTTGGTTCCAGGGCAGCTTTCCCTCAGACTTTTCAGCTGTTTTCCTGGGGCCCCACACCTTGGCCCCCACTAAGGGTACCCACCCCAGGAGCACTGGGTGCCTGCCCTGTGGGAGCCATGTTCTACCGCCCTCTCTTGCAGGGGGGCCGGGCTGGGCCTGGTGCTGGGAGCTGGGTTCCTGGGCCAGTCAGCCACCCCGCTCACCAAAATGCACGGCCGGCATGGCTTCTTCCTGCAACACGTGGTCTTCGCATCTTTCGCTCTCCTTGCCCTTCTGTGCATCCTGCTGCTGCCAGAGAGCTGTGGCCGCGCGCTGCCCCACTCACTGCAGGACGCTGACCGCCTGCGCCGCTCCCCGCTCCTTCGGGGCTGCGCACACCAAGACCTCCTGCCCCTGCtgccagcctccctccctggggCAGGGACACAGCTGGTCCAGGAGGGGTGACCAGGCTGCAGACACTGCCACCCACCAGTGCTGGTGGAAGGGTCTCAGGAGGGTGGTGGGGAGCCGGCTTGTTTTCAGGGGCCCTGGCCCCCCTCTAAGTGGGGAAGATAAAGGTGTGTGTGGAACTTGGCTTCCTCTCTGACTCTTCCCTCAGGCCCTACTCTTGGCTGAAATGGGCTTCTGGCGTCCACCTCCCCCTCACAACCAGCATCC of the Cervus canadensis isolate Bull #8, Minnesota chromosome 18, ASM1932006v1, whole genome shotgun sequence genome contains:
- the SLC22A31 gene encoding putative solute carrier family 22 member 31 produces the protein MEPEVRVLRLAGGFGRARCLLAAASWLPCVALALALGSELLLTALPAHHCGSDPARAPSTCLPLSYPESVPRAGSYDSRPCSRGWYYAQPAADLLRSPVTQRNLVCEDDWKLPLEQVDHLLGWLLGCVLLGPGCDWFGRRAVFVGSLVLATGLGAGEALVASFPTLLILRLLRGGALAGASLALYVARLELCDPPNRLAFSMGAGLFSVVGTLLLPGLALLAQDWHLLQGLSALTTGLLLLFWGFPAVFPESPCWLLATGQPARARRILWHFAKASGVDPEDSREEESSLAMELDVLCAGCPQPRHHSVLELRHTHVTWKNALILGFSSLISGGIRASFLHSLVPSDPSFYWPYFLEAGLEAAATVFLLLTADLWGRRSVLLLSTLILGLASLLLLAGAQYLPSWTVLFLSVLGLLASQAVSALSSLFSAEVFPTVIRGAGLGLVLGAGFLGQSATPLTKMHGRHGFFLQHVVFASFALLALLCILLLPESCGRALPHSLQDADRLRRSPLLRGCAHQDLLPLLPASLPGAGTQLVQEG